One window from the genome of Syntrophorhabdaceae bacterium encodes:
- a CDS encoding methyltransferase domain-containing protein: MATQRTYRSIPGEARHVYDNPETVKRYSNRFLWPVEEHLCNTYVRAPGRLLDIGCAAGRMSVPLGRQSGFQVVGLDISFNQVKEALVAALESDARCSFFQCDMRALGLADGSMDYVFITYTSIGALTRPKDRERCVQEVMRVLKPKGIAFISVWNRLWPGAFGSSWAKWTALWLMRLLRLNAHGPGNRVCWEAGGYVLWHYFSFPEAASLFRKAGLDILGMIPFAGAWAENRLSENSWWSRYFGEGLYFVLSKPDRRHGAPEIDGLLRNTAASIRAE; this comes from the coding sequence ATGGCGACACAAAGGACCTATCGAAGCATACCGGGCGAGGCGAGACACGTATATGACAATCCGGAGACGGTAAAGCGGTATTCAAACCGATTCCTGTGGCCGGTGGAGGAACACCTGTGTAATACCTATGTCCGGGCTCCCGGAAGACTTCTTGATATTGGATGCGCTGCCGGGAGGATGTCTGTTCCTCTTGGCCGGCAATCCGGCTTTCAGGTGGTGGGACTCGACATTTCTTTCAACCAGGTGAAAGAAGCGCTTGTCGCCGCCCTTGAAAGTGACGCGAGATGCTCTTTCTTTCAATGCGACATGCGGGCGCTCGGATTGGCCGACGGGTCGATGGATTATGTCTTTATCACCTATACATCTATAGGGGCGTTGACGCGACCGAAAGACAGGGAAAGGTGTGTGCAGGAAGTAATGAGGGTTCTGAAGCCGAAGGGCATTGCCTTTATCTCTGTGTGGAATCGTCTCTGGCCGGGAGCCTTCGGATCGTCATGGGCGAAATGGACGGCCCTGTGGCTGATGCGGCTACTCAGACTCAATGCCCACGGCCCGGGAAACAGAGTATGCTGGGAGGCGGGAGGGTACGTTCTCTGGCACTATTTTTCTTTTCCCGAAGCTGCATCATTGTTCAGAAAAGCCGGGCTGGACATATTGGGCATGATACCTTTTGCGGGCGCATGGGCCGAGAACCGTCTGAGTGAAAACTCATGGTGGTCACGCTATTTCGGTGAGGGCCTTTATTTTGTTTTGAGTAAGCCGGACAGAAGGCATGGAGCCCCTGAAATAGATGGACTGCTGAGGAATACAGCGGCCTCGATACGAGCGGAATGA
- a CDS encoding glycosyltransferase: MKGQEKINLLYVVIQTNLGGSERVVLDLARHIDHSRFKVHLAYFIPGTLGRAFDEACDETIHIKKGDGIDAGAVLQLSHVIRTRKIDVVNAHHYMCYFYSYLAGKILAKRGLVYTEHSVPEVESISGIHRTICKSFMRGTDAVVGVSQEISDVMRQKFPSHAKKIIAIPNGLDVSEFASDGDSARCRAGLGLRPEQFVIGIVANFRYVKNHTCLVRAFHDLNGRYPDTRLVMVGRGFPEDSENSEGEVRRLVHDLGLDGPVIMTGYREDTKDILKSLDLFCLPSFSEGLPVSILEAMAAKVAVVASDVRGNREAVASGKTGLLFPSNDDRALSQALQLMIDDRELRVRLRERAFTHVSEIHGLRRWISRYEDLFKSISLNGISMRQACFRNSSV, translated from the coding sequence ATGAAAGGCCAGGAAAAGATCAACCTTCTTTACGTGGTGATACAGACCAATCTCGGCGGGTCTGAAAGGGTGGTACTGGACCTCGCCCGCCACATCGATCATTCAAGATTTAAAGTACATCTTGCTTATTTCATCCCCGGGACGCTGGGCAGGGCGTTTGATGAAGCCTGTGATGAAACGATTCACATTAAGAAAGGAGACGGTATTGATGCCGGGGCAGTCCTTCAACTATCCCATGTAATTCGCACGAGAAAGATCGATGTGGTCAACGCTCATCATTACATGTGCTATTTTTACAGTTATCTGGCCGGGAAGATTCTGGCAAAGAGGGGATTGGTATATACGGAGCATTCCGTGCCGGAGGTTGAGAGTATCTCCGGAATACATAGGACCATCTGCAAATCATTTATGCGTGGCACGGACGCGGTGGTGGGGGTCTCGCAGGAGATAAGTGATGTGATGAGACAGAAATTTCCCTCCCATGCAAAGAAAATCATCGCCATTCCCAACGGTCTGGACGTTTCAGAATTTGCATCAGATGGCGATTCGGCACGGTGCAGGGCTGGTTTGGGGCTTCGGCCGGAGCAATTCGTCATAGGCATAGTGGCAAACTTTAGATACGTGAAAAACCACACCTGTCTTGTCCGGGCTTTTCACGATTTGAACGGAAGGTATCCCGACACCCGTCTGGTCATGGTGGGGAGAGGGTTTCCTGAAGACTCCGAAAACTCGGAGGGCGAGGTACGGCGCCTGGTGCACGACCTGGGGCTGGACGGACCGGTCATTATGACGGGATACCGTGAAGACACGAAAGATATCCTGAAAAGCCTTGACCTTTTCTGTCTTCCATCCTTTAGCGAAGGACTTCCGGTCAGTATTTTGGAAGCCATGGCTGCGAAAGTGGCCGTGGTGGCGAGCGATGTACGGGGAAACAGGGAAGCCGTCGCCTCCGGGAAAACGGGATTACTTTTCCCGTCAAACGATGACCGGGCATTGTCGCAGGCGCTCCAGCTCATGATCGATGACCGGGAGCTGCGCGTGAGGCTCAGGGAAAGGGCATTCACCCATGTTTCCGAAATCCATGGACTTCGCCGATGGATTTCCCGCTATGAAGACCTTTTCAAATCGATATCATTAAATGGCATCTCCATGAGACAGGCCTGTTTCCGGAATTCAAGTGTATGA